The window TCGAGCCGATAGTTGGTGCCGCGGGGCGCCGGCAGTCCCGCCTGCCGGAACAGCTCCCGGAGCTCGGTCAGGGGCATGGCGCGCACGTGCGAGGGATCGCGCAGCTTCTCCATCCGGTTGAACTCGGCGGCCTTGGCGACATCGGGCGAGGCCTCGGTGTCGATGACCACCACTTTGCCCCCGGGCGCGCAGACGCGCCGCATCTCCGCGAGCACGGCCTTGGGATCGAGGAAGTGGTGGAAGGCGAAGCGTGAGGTCACGATGGAGAAGGTGCCGTCGGGCCATGGCAGGGGCAGGACGTCGCCCTGCTTCCAGCTCACGTTGGCCAGCCCTTGCTCGGCCTGCAGCGCCCGGGCCCGCTCGATCATCGCGGGCGTGAGGTCGATGCCCGTGGCGTGGCGAACCACGCGCGCGAAGGCGCAGACGATGATGCCGCCGCCGCAGGCGACATCGAGCACGGTGTCCTCGGGGCCGGCGCCGCTGAACTCCACGATCATGCGCAGGGCCTGCTCATCCTTGATGCCGGGCGAGGTCGAGAAGGGCACGGCCTGGCGGCTGAACTGGTCCAGGATCATGTCGCGATGGCTCGGATTCGTCACTCTCTCCTCCGGCGGGCGGCTGAAAAAGGCCCATCTGCTTCGTTGGAGCCCGCCGGCCGCACGCTCAACGTACAACAAGTACGCCTCGCGTGGGCCGGCGGGCTCCGCCTCGAATCTGGACCTTTTTGAGCCGCCCTTACGGTTTGTGGGATCGGACTAGAGAACATGAAGGAGT of the Candidatus Methylomirabilota bacterium genome contains:
- a CDS encoding methyltransferase domain-containing protein: MTNPSHRDMILDQFSRQAVPFSTSPGIKDEQALRMIVEFSGAGPEDTVLDVACGGGIIVCAFARVVRHATGIDLTPAMIERARALQAEQGLANVSWKQGDVLPLPWPDGTFSIVTSRFAFHHFLDPKAVLAEMRRVCAPGGKVVVIDTEASPDVAKAAEFNRMEKLRDPSHVRAMPLTELRELFRQAGLPAPRGTNYRLEGELEGLLGRSFPLPGDADKIREIFAASLGDDRLGIPMAREGERIRYAYPVAVLVADR